Within Zonotrichia albicollis isolate bZonAlb1 chromosome 18, bZonAlb1.hap1, whole genome shotgun sequence, the genomic segment ctttcccagtgtccctgcacaGGGGTCCTGAGGCACAAACTGCACAGGTCTGCTCAGAGACAACATCTTGCTACACACACTCACTCTCACACAGAAAACCATCTGGCACACAGGCTAAATGACACACCTCAGTGCCACACAGCAGCTATTAGTGTGACATGAAAACATTCCCTAAATAACACCTAGGAGCATGTCTATCCTCCCTGAGAAGCAATGAGTCTGTGTCACCAAGTCCCCAGTGCCATCTGCACGTGGGCAAACAGGGAGGCCTCCCCCTTCTAAAAGGAAGACTAAAAGAATGCCTGCTTGCCTGGCAGtgcacaggctgctcctgcccaggatGGGACCACAGAGGAGGGAGGTGGAACCACTCTGATAACTAAACATGGACAGATCCCTGCAGACTCCCAGACAGGTGAGATAACTTCACACactcacagagcagggcaggaagcACAGCTATAAATTATATTCTCCAAGggtggcagggagcaggagaaggagtaAGTTCACAGTAGAAAATCTCCTTTCCCTCCAAAGGAAGAGTCTGGAGTGACAGAGAGCACTGCTGTTCATGGCCCTGCTTCTGACAACCTTGGAAAGCCCCAGAGGAGCCCCCCACATTCCATGAACCACGTCCCTCCACATCCACAGAATGAAGAACATTTCACTGACCTCAGATCtagggctggcagaggagggatgGGCATGGGCACAGGAAGACACCACACACAGCCTTGCTGCTACGTCTCCTACATGGAACAAACTCTCCCCTGCCTGCAGACTCTGCAAACTCTGCCCCTGCTGGGCTCCAGACACACCTTGCTGTGCATTTTACTCTCACCTGCTGCTGGAAGAAAGGCAAGACTCTAGCTTTACTTTGACTACACTGACTGAGGAAGCTGCTCAGAGTTCACCAGGATTGCTTGCTTTGCTTGCCTTTGCAATATTTTCTACAGCTTTCTGGCCACGTGGATGGCTTACTGGAAGtcctctgccccatctcctTGCACCAGGTCCCAGGAGGAAGGGATGTTGGAAGCTGCCAAATACAAGGTGCCAACACTGACTATGAGTTCAGCAGCTATTTAAATTCTGTTCTTGCAGACCTgtgttttcctgctcctgctgggaaaaAACCACTGCACAACATATTGAGCCTGATCCACAGTGAcatggctggggcagccaccagTTCAACCACTGTTTGTGAAATACGGTGAGGGTTGTTGTGCAAGGACACAGGGAAGTGAAGGTGTCCCACTCTACTGCTTGCAGCAATACCTCGGCCTAGTGTAGGCAAAGCTTCACAAGTCCAACAGTAAATTCAATCTCATTTACAATTTTCTTTCAGTCTTTTCACTGGGAAGGGTCCTCCCCATTCACCAGCAGGCGTAGGGGAACAGAGGGTACTGGCTCCACTCTGCCATGGTGCCGTGGGCATGTCCTGGAGTTCCCTGTGTGTTGTACTCCGTGGAGAAGGCCGAGTAGCTCATTGCCCTGTACTGGCCGTGGGAAGGCACCACCCACTGCCCCAGGCCCTGCTCGGTGCCATAGGGACCGTACATGGGCGCGCGGGGCCCGGCTTTCCCCACAGAGTCCAGAGCCATGTTCACCACTCCTGTGTAGTCctggggaggaggcagaggtggGGGCAGAGGGGGCAGGTTGGTGAAGCCCTCTGGAAGCTGTTTGGAGTCGTGCTCGGGCACCATGGCCAGATCCAAGGCGTGGCACCGTGCGCGGAAATCGTTCAGGGTGGCGGTGTCAcggctgggaagctgctggctgtccccagctTCATGGAACCTGAAGGGGCAAGGGCATAGAGAAGAGCAAGTCAGACCTACCAGAGtggaaaaccacagaaaacccACAAATATCCTCTGGGGAAAAGCAGGGCAAGCTCTTCCCCTTGCCTACTGCTTCATCTTACTGTTACTGTGGAATTTAGCCCAGGCCTCACTGTCACACACATAGAAAAATGAAATGCCAGAGAAGGTGAGTCCAGAGTAACTTAGTTCAGGCAAAGTTCTAGTCTGGATTCACTCATACCCAATTTTGCAATGAGGAAGGAAAATGGAGTCTTGCAACTCCTCCAGCACTTCCTCCAAAGGACAGGCAAGCTCTGTAGTacccagagctggctgggagagcatctggggacagggaaataAGAACATTACAAAAACATGACCATGCCCAGAACCAGTGGGTTTGAACTAGAAGAGAAAGGCTATCCTTGGACCTATGTCCATGCTGGTCAACCATCTCTCAGCCACATGTGCTCTCCAACAGAAAGGCATCCTCCCCCTATTCCCAGCTGGCTGTTTTTCTGAGGGAATGCCCAGCAGAAGAAGAGGACTCCCATCAGTTGAAGTGTGGCTttggagcaggaggcagcactCACCGGTATGTGTGGTAGGATGGTGTTGgcacctgctgctccctggccagaggctccctctgctcagcaggcactggtgaggctgcagggaaggcctggctgctgctctgctccgaGCCCCAGAAGGGATAGCCACTGCTCACCACCACCGGGTTACTCTCTTCCTTCACATCCACATTCTCATCCTTCTCAAAATCTGACTCAaagcagggaaaagaaagaatgggAAAGAATGAGAAAGGGGAAGAGGGAGGCAAAGCTCACAATGGTCTGTTGGCAGGCAGGGTGGTGAAAGGAAACACACAACCACCTCCTGCAGTCCTTCTGCCTTGAGGGAAtagcccctcccagctcattTCTGCCCACATACTGTGGTGGTCACTCCTGCCTGCCCTCTCCTTGGCTGCGCTACTGCAAGCAGCACCACGAGCTGGAGCAAGGAATGATTTAGCTTAAAAAACTTGCTGAATATCATTCTCTGGGTTTGTTGTGATCAATATTACCACGTTCCTCAGCAGCAGGCTCCTTTTCCTCAGGCAGCTTCCTCTTCTGGCTCTTGGCTGGACTGGGCTTCTGGCATTTGGCTCGTCCttccctggaaagaaacagACATGGGGGTAGCTTGGATGTAAGCTTTTTGTCTAAATATGTAGGCAGGGATGCtataggaaaagaaagaaaacccataacatttttaaagtttaagtAAAAAAGAGTCAGTTTTGGCCTTTTTTcatcaggaatttttttttgaggagattttttttcaggcataaaataacacaaaacaaaatctcagatatttttgtaacattttctgcttgggaaaaaacctccatttttttccttctctattGCCAGTCTGGGGTTGCAATTTAAGCTGTTTTTTTAAACTCATCCACTGGCTGCCCTCAGACCAAGCAGAAGATCTCACTAGCATTGGATCCATTTTCCCTCTTGCAGACAAAATCTCCCCCTGGAAGAAACACTTTTCCACCCACAGGAAAAGGAGACAAGGGAGCCTCCAAATGTCAGAATCAAGCTGATCTCCAAGAGACCAAATGGTCTGCTGTGGACTCCTGTTATCACTGCTATTCACATGTCAGACTCCAGTCTAGCTCCAATGTGCAAGAGAGTGCAGGTCTCAAATTTGTCACACCTCCCACATTGCTGTAGGAATTGTCACCTCCCACTCCCCAAGTCTCTTGAGAAGAGGCTGCACAGAGGGACATCACTCCCAGATACAGGGAAATGCAGTGTGCAcaatgcagcagctcagcagagctggctggtaGAGTTTTGTTCAGAGATCTTGGGTAAAATTCACAAGTGAGCTCCAGCTAGAAACAAAGTGAAATGAAAAGACAGTTTACCTTCGAGTGTTCTTCCCATGTTCACGGAAACCTTTAGCAAATGGATTGTTGTCAATCTTGAGCTTTGTAATCtttaaatgaaaagaacaaGACTCAGCATCACAGTGACTGCTCCAAGACCTTCACCTCTATCATAAGATATTTATCACAAGAGATAAACTCTGTGAGGGTTTTGGACATGGCCTTGCCACAGTAtctcagctctcccagcagctcccatcaTGGATCAGGAACTGACCCACAGAGAGAAGTGCCCCTGTCAGGGTCAGCAGGGATTTGGGTGGGATTCATCTGGCTACAGAAATTTGCAGGGTGAGGATCTGTATCTGGACCTGCAGCCATACTTTTTACTGCATTTGGAGTTCTGTGCCACTGACAGTGCACTCAGGACCATCACAGTGCATGACTCATCACAGAGATGTTTTCCACAGGAACCACAAAGTGCCTATTTCATCCCACTGTTCACCACAGGTGCCCAGGATGAGCAGACAGGAAGGAGCCACCTCCTCTAGAGGAATTTTACAGACAGCATGTCCAAAAGCAGAGCCTGCACACCGTACCTGCTCGTTCTGGTAGGCAGTGACAGAGGTGAAGACAGTCTCAGGGAAGCTGAACACCTGGAAGATGCTCCAGCGGACACTGAAGAGGTCGTCGGCCTGCACGATGTGGAAGCGCGGCTTGTAACGGTGCATGGAGTGCAGGATGATCTGGGACACACAAGGGACAAGGTTTCCATGTGCCACCACGGCCAGCACACTGCACATCCCCTGCCCAGACTCCCAGGACACCCATTTCCAAGCAGGGACTCCTTGGGATTGGTGTCTGACAGCACAGACCCATGCCTTCCCTGGCAGGGAGCCAAGGGGGCAcaagggctgggctgagggaggaaaaaagggcccCTGGATATGTTTTAATTTCTACATCATCTAATTTCTCACAAATCCTGCTTAATTTCCCACAAAGTTCGTCTGCAATGAATTCCAAGAGAGCACAGCACAACCTACATGCCCATGTTGATCCAGAGTGTTGTTGGTGAGCTTCAGTTTTTGGAAGGAGACAGGTTCCTTCATCCAGtggctgccaggagctggggaaTCTGGGTGGACATAGGTGCGACAAggcagctggggctctgcttttCCAGCAACTTCCCACTGATCTTTATTCCACTGGGAAGGGAAAGACAGAAATCTGGAGCTTAGAAAAAATGCTTTCAGTACAGAAAAAGCCCAGCAAGTTTGCCTCACTGTCAATTCAGTGAACTCCTCTGAAGCACAAGTAGCAGATTCTCTCTTATGAACCATGATCATGTTACCAAATCAGCTCCAAGTTTaggcttcattttttttccctttctccctaTGGCTGCCAGAAAAGTCTGACATTAATCATGATTAAAACTGTGGTGCTTACAATGAAAATTAGTTAcctttccagctgctccccaagCAAACCTGACAAACAACTCCAGAGAGACATAAAATCCATCAATTACTTCTGAACTTTGTCCAAAGAGAATTTATTTATCAGTGTGACAAGTGAAGCATAAAGATCAATCTATTTCAAACAAAGATGAAAGGACAGCATAAATTCTGTTATTTAAAGTACTTACTTTGTACCTGAAGTTATCCATTGGCACAAAATCTACCAGCATGAGGTACTTGGCATACGGGATTAAGCCAGAGACTTTGATTTTGCATTGAGGAAACATTCGTCTGAGGGAGAAACGAAAAATAGAGAATAATGGTTTCTCTGAAGAGTGGCTGTTAATGATCAAGCAGCATGGCACATTTACTCACTACTGTGCAAAGCCCTGTGAGCAGTATTCCTCCAGCCAGCCACTGACCATTTGTCCATCTCACTGATGGACTGTTTAGTCCTGTGGGGTTGGATGGGACAGACATTAACAGGGCAGCAGGCACTGAGGGCCTGACACTGTTTCAGCTTTTGTTCTTCCAATTCCTCTAACACAGCAGTGGGAAACTTGAAAGGAGCTATTTGGAGGCTGTATGTAGTTCCTggcctgctgcagccctggaggaTGGATTAAACCTGAGTGTGGGCAGGAGACGTGCTCTCATCTAAGAGCACACCCAGCTTTCTGTTCCCCTACTCCCTGCCATACTTTTAACTTCTGACTCTGCAAAAAAGCTTTGACAGCTACCTCCCTACCCAAAGGGATTATTCCAGCTCACAGCAGCTTTGACACAATACTTTACAGCTTCACAATTCCATCTTCTTTCACTGCAAGCTCCACGATACATGACTCATTTATACTTCAGTGGAGTCTGCACACACAGATCTTTAAGAGTCTGGGCCATATTTTTGTCTGCAAACACAGACTCAAACCCAAACATTTACTGCTcaactgctgctgcctgtgaccCAGGCAAAGGGAGCCCAGGGCACTTCCAGAGCAACCTCAAAGTGATAGGAGAAGCGCCAGTGTTAAGTGGTGAGATAAGGGTACAGGAGTTTTCTCAGCACATCAGCCCCACAAGTGACCCTTTGCACTTCACAGTTTGGACTCCTATCACACCCTGAAAGTGCAATTCTTCTGCCAGGATCAGGAGGATCTGCATAACTGGTTACAAAAGCAGTTTAAGGGCCACCGTTCGGAAAATGATCACCTGGAGACTTTGCCAACAGCTCAGAGGGGTGTGGTTGTGGTGTGTGTGGTCAGCTGGCCTGTGCCCTTACCTGCCAGATTTGGTGATGATCATCTCAGTTCCTATCTGGTGAAACTTCATCCAGAGCCCCATGTCCTCGAGGGTGACCACGATGGAGCTCTGTGGGAAGGGCTCCAGGCTGGGGGAAGGAAGGGCCTCACACGGCGCTTTCACGTCTGCAGGGAGAAAAGAGACACTGGCTGCAGACAGACAGGAGGGGAACtgaccctgctctgggcagtctgtgccacTACAAACCTCCTCAAAACTGCTCCTTTTCTTCAAAGGATTTCTGTTACTCAGTAGGCTCAGAGGTAGGGAGCCTTTCCCAACAGGTTTGGGTTCAGCTGGTGGGTCCttttgtaagatctgtgtgttgTACCAACCCACCCTAAATTCCACTGTTACAAAACCCACACTGGCAGGTAGCCACAATCACTGTGCTGGTATGATCAGGGTTACACAAAACACTTCATCAAGAGAATACAGTGAAAGCTGAAAGGACTGGAAAGATTTTAATAGGGAAAAATGACAAGTAGGTGGTAGCAGAGGTGAAAAATGCCCCAGAAGACAAAGATGAGACAGACAGGAGCCCTAAATGTAGTGAAGGCAAGAAAAGGAGGTGACAGACCATATTCTGAGAAGGGAATGGCTGCTCTGATCAGGAATTGGAACTGGGgatccctgaggagcctgtgAGAGGGGTGGAAGGTTCTCCTCAGTTTCTCCTCAGTAACGCCCCACGGCAgtgctgcaatctgcctgctctgcctcttgAGGCACAGAACCCACTGTGGGCCTGGGGAACAGGAAAGGGAAACCATTCTGGAGGAACTGCTGCCAATGGTACCGATCACCTCTGCACAGCTGCTTGGATTAAAAACCT encodes:
- the LOC102069254 gene encoding T-box-containing protein TBX6L, which codes for MQALPDVKAPCEALPSPSLEPFPQSSIVVTLEDMGLWMKFHQIGTEMIITKSGRRMFPQCKIKVSGLIPYAKYLMLVDFVPMDNFRYKWNKDQWEVAGKAEPQLPCRTYVHPDSPAPGSHWMKEPVSFQKLKLTNNTLDQHGHIILHSMHRYKPRFHIVQADDLFSVRWSIFQVFSFPETVFTSVTAYQNEQITKLKIDNNPFAKGFREHGKNTRREGRAKCQKPSPAKSQKRKLPEEKEPAAEERDFEKDENVDVKEESNPVVVSSGYPFWGSEQSSSQAFPAASPVPAEQREPLAREQQVPTPSYHTYRFHEAGDSQQLPSRDTATLNDFRARCHALDLAMVPEHDSKQLPEGFTNLPPLPPPLPPPQDYTGVVNMALDSVGKAGPRAPMYGPYGTEQGLGQWVVPSHGQYRAMSYSAFSTEYNTQGTPGHAHGTMAEWSQYPLFPYACW